In Canis lupus familiaris isolate Mischka breed German Shepherd chromosome 5, alternate assembly UU_Cfam_GSD_1.0, whole genome shotgun sequence, a genomic segment contains:
- the CARMIL2 gene encoding capping protein, Arp2/3 and myosin-I linker protein 2 isoform X4 has product MAQTPDGGISCELRGEITRFLWPKEAELLLQTWLPEREGAERGHVLALLRWRAYLLHTCLPLRVDCTFSYLEVQAMALQETPPQVTFELESLPELVLEFPGVAALEQLAQHIAAAIKKVFPCSTLGKLFRRPTSPSMLARLERSSPSEDTVPSSPCGGFLETYEALCDYNGFPFREEIQWDVDTIYHRQGCRHFSLCDFSHLGSRDLALSVAALSYNLWFQCLSCVDMKLSLEVSEQILHMMSQSSHLEELVLENCGLRGDFVRRLAQALAGHSSSALRELSLNGNLLDDRGVTALSRHLEHRPGALRRLGLAHTGLTPRGMRSLGRALAANVAFDSALTHLDLSGNPGALGASQDHGGLYAFLSRPNVLTFLNLAATDAALDTLFAALARGCCPSLRHLDASRNVFSRTKSRAAPAALQRFLSRAGTLRHLGLAGCRLPPDALRALLEGLALNTHTGDLHLDLSACELRSAGAQVIQDLVCDAGAVSSLDLADNGFGSDMVTLVLAIGRSRSLRHVALGRNFNVRCKETLDDVLHRIVQLMQDDDCPLQSLSVAESRLKQASSVLLRALGTNPNLTALDISGNAMGDTGAKMLAKALRVNTRLRSVVWDRNHTSALGLLDVAQALEQNRSLKAMPLPLNDVAQAHRSRPELTARAVHQIQACLLRNNRADHASSDRMPRPRPPGLVSDPSEQEVNELCQSVQEHMELLGCGAGPQGEAAVHQAEDAIQNANFSLSILPILYEAGSSPSHQWQLRQKLEGLLGQVGEVCRKDIQDFTQATLDTTRSLCPQMLQGPRWREQLEGVLVGSRGLPELLPEHLLQDAFTRLRDMRLSVTGTLAESIVAQALEGLNAARDRLVENLARQATVAMPLAIPALDGGETSPLGPGELEGLFFPEEVKEKQEDEEEQKDDSPPQKWPESSQCLHLVPSTHSAAEEPEPELAAPGEDAEPQAGPSARGSPSPAAPGPQAGPLPRMDLPPSGQPLRHPTRARPRPRRQHHHRPPPGGPQVPPALPQEGNGLSARVDEGVEEFFSKRLIQQDRLWVPEEDPANEGGATPVPRTLRKKLGTLFAFKKPRSTRGPRPDLETSPGAAPRTRKTTLGDLLRPPARPGRGEEPGGAEGGTSSPDPARRSRPRYTRESKAYSMILLPAEEEEETLGARPDKRRPLERGDTELAPSFEQRVQVMLQRIGVSRSSGSAEGKRKQSKDGEIKKAGSDGDIMDSSTEAPPISIKSRTHSVSADPSCRPGPGGQGPESTSWKTLGQQLNAELRGRGWGQQDGPGPPSPCPSPSPRRASPSPDSLGLPEDPCLGPRNEGRRAVSVHEDQLQAPVERPLRLQRSPVLKRRPKLEAPSSPSLGSGLGTQPPPPQPTEPSSPEPTPPSPATDQRGGGPNP; this is encoded by the exons ATGGCCCAGACCCCCGACGGCGGCATCTCGTGCGAGCTGAGAG GCGAGATCACCAGGTTCCTGTGGCCCAAGGAGGCCGAGCTGCTGCTGCAGACCTGGCTACCCGAGCGGGAGGGTGCTGAGCGAGGTCATGTCCTG GCGCTGCTACGATGGCGAGCCTACCTGCTCCACACCTGCCTCCCGCTGAGG GTGGACTGCACATTCAGCTACCTGGAGGTCCAGGCCATGGCGCTGCAGGAGACACCCCCTCAG gtgaCTTTTGAGCTAGAGTCCCTGCCTGAGCTGGTCCTGGAGTTTCCTGGTGTGGCTGCCCTGGAACAGCTGGCCCAGCACATTGCTGCAGCCATCAAGAAGGTCTTCCCTTGCTCCACCCTTGG gaagCTATTCCGGAGGCCCACGTCCCCCTCCATGCTGGCTCGCCTGGAGAGAAGCAGCCCCTCTGAGGACACTGTGCCCAGCAGCCCCTGTG GTGGCTTCTTGGAGACATACGAGGCCCTGTGTGACTACAACGGCTTCCCTTTCCGAGAGGAGATTCAGTGG GATGTGGACACCATCTACCATCGTCAGGGCTGTCGCCACTTCAGTCTATGCGACTTCAGCCATCTGGGCAGTCG ggACCTGGCCTTGAGTGTGGCTGCCCTGTCCTACAACCTATGGTTCCAATGCCTCTCCTGTGTGGACATGAAGCTG AGCCTTGAGGTCTCAGAACAGATTCTGCACATGATGAGTCAGTCGTCCCACCTGGAGGAGCTAGTGCTAGAGAACTGTGGCCTGAGAGG AGACTTTGTCCGGCGACTGGCCCAGGCACTGGCCGGGCACTCAAGCTCTGCCCTCCGGGAACTTAGCCTAAATGGGAACCTGCTGGACGACCGAG GCGTGACTGCTCTCAGCAGACACCTGGAGCATCGCCCAGGAGCCCTAAGGAGGCTCGGCCTGGCGCACACAGGGTTGACCCCGAGAG GAATGAGGTCTCTGGGCCGCGCACTGGCTGCCAATGTGGCCTTTGACAGCGCCCTGACCCACCTGGACCTTTCCGGGAACCCCGGGGCGCTGGGGGCCTCGCAGGACCACGGG GGCCTCTACGCTTTCCTGAGCCGTCCTAATGTCCTGACGTTCCTGAACCTCGCGGCCACCGACGCCGCCCTGGACACT CTCTTCGCCGCGCTGGCCCGCGGCTGCTGCCCCAGCCTCCGCCACCTGGACGCCTCGAGGAACGTCTTCTCCCGCAC GAAGTCCCGGGCTGCGCCCGCCGCGCTGCAGCGCTTCCTCAGCCGCGCGGGGACGCTCCGGCACCTGGGCCTGGCGGGCTGCAGGCTGCCGCCCGACGCGCTCAG GGCCCTTTTGGAAGGCCTCGCGCTCAACACGCACACGGGCGacctgcacctggacctcagcGCCTGTGAG CTGCGCTCAGCCGGCGCTCAGGTGATACAGGACCTGGTGTGTGACGCCGGCGCCGTGAGCTCCCTGGATTTGGCCGATAATG GCTTCGGCTCAGACATGGTGACCCTGGTGCTGGCCATCGGGAGGAGTCGGTCCCTGCGACATGTGGCACTTGGAAGGAACTTCAACGTCCGGTGCAA GGAGACCCTGGACGACGTCCTGCACCGGATTGTCCAGCTCATGCAGGATGACGACTGT CCCTTGCAGTCTCTGTCCGTGGCTGAGTCGCGGCTAAAGCAGGCCTCTAGCGTCCTGCTCCGGGCCCTGGGCACCAATCCCAACCTGACGGCGCTGGACATCAGCGGCAACGCCATGGGTGACACCGGCGCCAAAATGCTGGCCAAGGCACTTCGGGTCAACACCAGGCTCCG GTCTGTGGTCTGGGACCGGAACCACACGTCTGCCCTGGGCCTGCTGGACGtggcgcaggccctggagcagaaCCGCAGCCTAAAGGCCATGCCTCTGCCACTGAACGACGTGGCCCAGGCACATCGCAGCCGCCCTGAACTGACCGCCCGCGCAGTGCATCAG ATCCAAGCCTGTCTTTTGAGGAATAACCGTGCGGACCATGCCTCTTCTGACCGCATGCCCCGTCCGCGGCCACCTGGTCTGGTCTCAGACCCCTCAGAGCAG GAAGTGAATGAACTGTGTCAGTCAGTGCAGGAGCACATGGAGCTcctgggctgtggggctgggccTCAGGGTGAAGCTGCTGTGCACCAGGCAGAGGATGCCATCCAAAATGCCAACTTCTCTCTCAGT ATCCTCCCAATTCTGTATGAGGCTGGGAGCTCCCCAAGTCACCAGTGGCAGCTGCGGCAGAAGCTGGAGGGCCTCTTAGGACAGGTGGGTGAGGTCTGCCGCAAGGATATTCAG GACTTCACTCAGGCCACACTGGACACAACAAGAAGCCTCTGCCCACAGATGCTACAGGGACCCAGGTGGAGGGAGCAGCTAGAGGGGGTCCTGGTGGGCTCAAGGGGCCTCCCAGAGCTGCTTCCAGAGCACCTACTACAAGATGCCTTCACTAGGCTCAG ggATATGCGGCTGTCAGTTACAGGGACCTTGGCAGAGAGCATTGTGGCTCAGGCTCTGGAGGGGCTGAATGCAGCCCGGGATCGGCTG GTAGAGAATCTGGCTCGGCAGGCAACAGTGGCAATGCCTCTTGCTATACCAGCGCTGGATGGAGGTGAGACCAGCCCCCTTGGGCCTGGGGAATTGGAAGGTCTTTTCTTCCCTGAGGAGGTGAAGGAAAAGCAAGAGGATGAAGAAGAGCAGAAG GATGACAGTCCTCCACAAAAATGGCCTGAGTCCAGCCAGTGCCTTCATTTGGTTCCCTCCACTCACA GTGCTGCTGAGGAACCGGAGCCCGAGCTGGCGGCTCCGGGGGAAGATGCGGAGCCGCAGGCGGGGCCTTCTGCGCGTGGCTCTccgagccccgccgcccccgggccccaggccgGCCCACTGCCTCGCATGGACCTGCCACCCTCTGGACAACCCCTGCGCCATCCGACCCGGGCCCGGCCGCGGCCACGGCGCCAGCACCACCACCGGCCGCCGCCGGGGGGCCCCCAG gtgcccccagccctGCCGCAGGAAGGGAATGGGCTCAGTGCCCGCGTGGACGAGGGCGTGGAGGAATTCTTCTCCAAAAGGCTGATCCAGCAGGATCGCCT CTGGGTCCCTGAAGAGGACCCGGCCAACGAGGGGGGTGCCACCCCTGTCCCTCGTACACTGCGAAAGAAGCTGGGTACCCTCTTTGCCTTCAAGAAGCCTCGTTCAACACGGGGGCCACGACCTGATCTAGAGACCAGCCCTGGGGCAGCTCCCCGCACTCGAAAGACCACACTTGGAGACCTGTTGCGGCCACCAGCCCGTCCTGGCCGTGGTGAGGAGCCTGGTGGGGCTGAGGGGGGCACCAGCAGCCCTGACCCTGCCCGCAGGAGCCGGCCTCGTTATACTCGGGAAAGCAAAGCCTATTCAATGATACTGCTACCtgctgaagaggaggaggaaacactGGGGGCCAGACCTGACAAG CGACGGCCCCTGGAGCGGGGAGACACAGAGCTGGCCCCATCTTTTGAACAGCGGGTCCAAGTGATGCTGCAGAGGATTGGTGTGAGCAGAAGCAGCGGGAGTGCCGAAGGCAAGAGGAAGCAA AGCAAGGATGGAGAGATCAAGAAGGCTGGCTCAGATG GTGACATTATGGACAGTTCCACAGAGGCCCCTCCCATCTCCATCAAGTCCCGCACCCACTCCGTGTCTGCTG ACCCCTCATGCAGACCTGGTCCAGGGGGTCAAGGTCCTGAGTCTACCAGCTGGAAGACACTGGGGCAGCAGCTGAATGCAGAGCTCAGGGGCCGTGGTTGGGGCCAACAGGATGGTCCGGGCCCCCCCTCTCCttgtcccagccccagcccacgAAGAGCCAGCCCCTCCCCAGACAGCCTGGGCCTCCCAGAGGACCCTTGCTTGGGCCCCAGGAATGAAG GGCGACGAGCAGTGTCTGTGCATGAGGACCAGCTCCAGGCCCCTGTTG AACGGCCCCTGCGGCTGCAGCGCTCCCCTGTCCTCAAGCGGAGGCCGAAGCTCGAGGCGCCCTCCTCTCCAAGCCTCG GATCTGGCCTTGGAACCCAACCTCCACCCCCACAGCCTACAGAGCCCTCCAGCCCCGAGccaacccccccctccccagccacagACCAAAGAGGCGGCGGCCCCAACCCCTga
- the CARMIL2 gene encoding capping protein, Arp2/3 and myosin-I linker protein 2 isoform X2 — protein sequence MAQTPDGGISCELRGEITRFLWPKEAELLLQTWLPEREGAERGHVLALLRWRAYLLHTCLPLRVDCTFSYLEVQAMALQETPPQVTFELESLPELVLEFPGVAALEQLAQHIAAAIKKVFPCSTLGKLFRRPTSPSMLARLERSSPSEDTVPSSPCGGFLETYEALCDYNGFPFREEIQWDVDTIYHRQGCRHFSLCDFSHLGSRDLALSVAALSYNLWFQCLSCVDMKLSLEVSEQILHMMSQSSHLEELVLENCGLRGDFVRRLAQALAGHSSSALRELSLNGNLLDDRGVTALSRHLEHRPGALRRLGLAHTGLTPRGMRSLGRALAANVAFDSALTHLDLSGNPGALGASQDHGGLYAFLSRPNVLTFLNLAATDAALDTLFAALARGCCPSLRHLDASRNVFSRTKSRAAPAALQRFLSRAGTLRHLGLAGCRLPPDALRALLEGLALNTHTGDLHLDLSACELRSAGAQVIQDLVCDAGAVSSLDLADNGFGSDMVTLVLAIGRSRSLRHVALGRNFNVRCKETLDDVLHRIVQLMQDDDCPLQSLSVAESRLKQASSVLLRALGTNPNLTALDISGNAMGDTGAKMLAKALRVNTRLRSVVWDRNHTSALGLLDVAQALEQNRSLKAMPLPLNDVAQAHRSRPELTARAVHQIQACLLRNNRADHASSDRMPRPRPPGLVSDPSEQEVNELCQSVQEHMELLGCGAGPQGEAAVHQAEDAIQNANFSLSILPILYEAGSSPSHQWQLRQKLEGLLGQVGEVCRKDIQDFTQATLDTTRSLCPQMLQGPRWREQLEGVLVGSRGLPELLPEHLLQDAFTRLRDMRLSVTGTLAESIVAQALEGLNAARDRLVENLARQATVAMPLAIPALDGGETSPLGPGELEGLFFPEEVKEKQEDEEEQKDDSPPQKWPESSQCLHLVPSTHSAAEEPEPELAAPGEDAEPQAGPSARGSPSPAAPGPQAGPLPRMDLPPSGQPLRHPTRARPRPRRQHHHRPPPGGPQVPPALPQEGNGLSARVDEGVEEFFSKRLIQQDRLWVPEEDPANEGGATPVPRTLRKKLGTLFAFKKPRSTRGPRPDLETSPGAAPRTRKTTLGDLLRPPARPGRGEEPGGAEGGTSSPDPARRSRPRYTRESKAYSMILLPAEEEEETLGARPDKRRPLERGDTELAPSFEQRVQVMLQRIGVSRSSGSAEGKRKQSKDGEIKKAGSDGDIMDSSTEAPPISIKSRTHSVSADPSCRPGPGGQGPESTSWKTLGQQLNAELRGRGWGQQDGPGPPSPCPSPSPRRASPSPDSLGLPEDPCLGPRNEAGRRAVSVHEDQLQAPVERPLRLQRSPVLKRRPKLEAPSSPSLGSGLGTQPPPPQPTEPSSPEPTPPSPATDQRGGGPNP from the exons ATGGCCCAGACCCCCGACGGCGGCATCTCGTGCGAGCTGAGAG GCGAGATCACCAGGTTCCTGTGGCCCAAGGAGGCCGAGCTGCTGCTGCAGACCTGGCTACCCGAGCGGGAGGGTGCTGAGCGAGGTCATGTCCTG GCGCTGCTACGATGGCGAGCCTACCTGCTCCACACCTGCCTCCCGCTGAGG GTGGACTGCACATTCAGCTACCTGGAGGTCCAGGCCATGGCGCTGCAGGAGACACCCCCTCAG gtgaCTTTTGAGCTAGAGTCCCTGCCTGAGCTGGTCCTGGAGTTTCCTGGTGTGGCTGCCCTGGAACAGCTGGCCCAGCACATTGCTGCAGCCATCAAGAAGGTCTTCCCTTGCTCCACCCTTGG gaagCTATTCCGGAGGCCCACGTCCCCCTCCATGCTGGCTCGCCTGGAGAGAAGCAGCCCCTCTGAGGACACTGTGCCCAGCAGCCCCTGTG GTGGCTTCTTGGAGACATACGAGGCCCTGTGTGACTACAACGGCTTCCCTTTCCGAGAGGAGATTCAGTGG GATGTGGACACCATCTACCATCGTCAGGGCTGTCGCCACTTCAGTCTATGCGACTTCAGCCATCTGGGCAGTCG ggACCTGGCCTTGAGTGTGGCTGCCCTGTCCTACAACCTATGGTTCCAATGCCTCTCCTGTGTGGACATGAAGCTG AGCCTTGAGGTCTCAGAACAGATTCTGCACATGATGAGTCAGTCGTCCCACCTGGAGGAGCTAGTGCTAGAGAACTGTGGCCTGAGAGG AGACTTTGTCCGGCGACTGGCCCAGGCACTGGCCGGGCACTCAAGCTCTGCCCTCCGGGAACTTAGCCTAAATGGGAACCTGCTGGACGACCGAG GCGTGACTGCTCTCAGCAGACACCTGGAGCATCGCCCAGGAGCCCTAAGGAGGCTCGGCCTGGCGCACACAGGGTTGACCCCGAGAG GAATGAGGTCTCTGGGCCGCGCACTGGCTGCCAATGTGGCCTTTGACAGCGCCCTGACCCACCTGGACCTTTCCGGGAACCCCGGGGCGCTGGGGGCCTCGCAGGACCACGGG GGCCTCTACGCTTTCCTGAGCCGTCCTAATGTCCTGACGTTCCTGAACCTCGCGGCCACCGACGCCGCCCTGGACACT CTCTTCGCCGCGCTGGCCCGCGGCTGCTGCCCCAGCCTCCGCCACCTGGACGCCTCGAGGAACGTCTTCTCCCGCAC GAAGTCCCGGGCTGCGCCCGCCGCGCTGCAGCGCTTCCTCAGCCGCGCGGGGACGCTCCGGCACCTGGGCCTGGCGGGCTGCAGGCTGCCGCCCGACGCGCTCAG GGCCCTTTTGGAAGGCCTCGCGCTCAACACGCACACGGGCGacctgcacctggacctcagcGCCTGTGAG CTGCGCTCAGCCGGCGCTCAGGTGATACAGGACCTGGTGTGTGACGCCGGCGCCGTGAGCTCCCTGGATTTGGCCGATAATG GCTTCGGCTCAGACATGGTGACCCTGGTGCTGGCCATCGGGAGGAGTCGGTCCCTGCGACATGTGGCACTTGGAAGGAACTTCAACGTCCGGTGCAA GGAGACCCTGGACGACGTCCTGCACCGGATTGTCCAGCTCATGCAGGATGACGACTGT CCCTTGCAGTCTCTGTCCGTGGCTGAGTCGCGGCTAAAGCAGGCCTCTAGCGTCCTGCTCCGGGCCCTGGGCACCAATCCCAACCTGACGGCGCTGGACATCAGCGGCAACGCCATGGGTGACACCGGCGCCAAAATGCTGGCCAAGGCACTTCGGGTCAACACCAGGCTCCG GTCTGTGGTCTGGGACCGGAACCACACGTCTGCCCTGGGCCTGCTGGACGtggcgcaggccctggagcagaaCCGCAGCCTAAAGGCCATGCCTCTGCCACTGAACGACGTGGCCCAGGCACATCGCAGCCGCCCTGAACTGACCGCCCGCGCAGTGCATCAG ATCCAAGCCTGTCTTTTGAGGAATAACCGTGCGGACCATGCCTCTTCTGACCGCATGCCCCGTCCGCGGCCACCTGGTCTGGTCTCAGACCCCTCAGAGCAG GAAGTGAATGAACTGTGTCAGTCAGTGCAGGAGCACATGGAGCTcctgggctgtggggctgggccTCAGGGTGAAGCTGCTGTGCACCAGGCAGAGGATGCCATCCAAAATGCCAACTTCTCTCTCAGT ATCCTCCCAATTCTGTATGAGGCTGGGAGCTCCCCAAGTCACCAGTGGCAGCTGCGGCAGAAGCTGGAGGGCCTCTTAGGACAGGTGGGTGAGGTCTGCCGCAAGGATATTCAG GACTTCACTCAGGCCACACTGGACACAACAAGAAGCCTCTGCCCACAGATGCTACAGGGACCCAGGTGGAGGGAGCAGCTAGAGGGGGTCCTGGTGGGCTCAAGGGGCCTCCCAGAGCTGCTTCCAGAGCACCTACTACAAGATGCCTTCACTAGGCTCAG ggATATGCGGCTGTCAGTTACAGGGACCTTGGCAGAGAGCATTGTGGCTCAGGCTCTGGAGGGGCTGAATGCAGCCCGGGATCGGCTG GTAGAGAATCTGGCTCGGCAGGCAACAGTGGCAATGCCTCTTGCTATACCAGCGCTGGATGGAGGTGAGACCAGCCCCCTTGGGCCTGGGGAATTGGAAGGTCTTTTCTTCCCTGAGGAGGTGAAGGAAAAGCAAGAGGATGAAGAAGAGCAGAAG GATGACAGTCCTCCACAAAAATGGCCTGAGTCCAGCCAGTGCCTTCATTTGGTTCCCTCCACTCACA GTGCTGCTGAGGAACCGGAGCCCGAGCTGGCGGCTCCGGGGGAAGATGCGGAGCCGCAGGCGGGGCCTTCTGCGCGTGGCTCTccgagccccgccgcccccgggccccaggccgGCCCACTGCCTCGCATGGACCTGCCACCCTCTGGACAACCCCTGCGCCATCCGACCCGGGCCCGGCCGCGGCCACGGCGCCAGCACCACCACCGGCCGCCGCCGGGGGGCCCCCAG gtgcccccagccctGCCGCAGGAAGGGAATGGGCTCAGTGCCCGCGTGGACGAGGGCGTGGAGGAATTCTTCTCCAAAAGGCTGATCCAGCAGGATCGCCT CTGGGTCCCTGAAGAGGACCCGGCCAACGAGGGGGGTGCCACCCCTGTCCCTCGTACACTGCGAAAGAAGCTGGGTACCCTCTTTGCCTTCAAGAAGCCTCGTTCAACACGGGGGCCACGACCTGATCTAGAGACCAGCCCTGGGGCAGCTCCCCGCACTCGAAAGACCACACTTGGAGACCTGTTGCGGCCACCAGCCCGTCCTGGCCGTGGTGAGGAGCCTGGTGGGGCTGAGGGGGGCACCAGCAGCCCTGACCCTGCCCGCAGGAGCCGGCCTCGTTATACTCGGGAAAGCAAAGCCTATTCAATGATACTGCTACCtgctgaagaggaggaggaaacactGGGGGCCAGACCTGACAAG CGACGGCCCCTGGAGCGGGGAGACACAGAGCTGGCCCCATCTTTTGAACAGCGGGTCCAAGTGATGCTGCAGAGGATTGGTGTGAGCAGAAGCAGCGGGAGTGCCGAAGGCAAGAGGAAGCAA AGCAAGGATGGAGAGATCAAGAAGGCTGGCTCAGATG GTGACATTATGGACAGTTCCACAGAGGCCCCTCCCATCTCCATCAAGTCCCGCACCCACTCCGTGTCTGCTG ACCCCTCATGCAGACCTGGTCCAGGGGGTCAAGGTCCTGAGTCTACCAGCTGGAAGACACTGGGGCAGCAGCTGAATGCAGAGCTCAGGGGCCGTGGTTGGGGCCAACAGGATGGTCCGGGCCCCCCCTCTCCttgtcccagccccagcccacgAAGAGCCAGCCCCTCCCCAGACAGCCTGGGCCTCCCAGAGGACCCTTGCTTGGGCCCCAGGAATGAAG CAGGGCGACGAGCAGTGTCTGTGCATGAGGACCAGCTCCAGGCCCCTGTTG AACGGCCCCTGCGGCTGCAGCGCTCCCCTGTCCTCAAGCGGAGGCCGAAGCTCGAGGCGCCCTCCTCTCCAAGCCTCG GATCTGGCCTTGGAACCCAACCTCCACCCCCACAGCCTACAGAGCCCTCCAGCCCCGAGccaacccccccctccccagccacagACCAAAGAGGCGGCGGCCCCAACCCCTga